A genomic segment from Leptospira congkakensis encodes:
- a CDS encoding adenylate/guanylate cyclase domain-containing protein, whose translation MILNRLTISYHSLAFQEMFPAIHNVVVLIAISFCTMCSAKSGQSQSPIALAGTMDLSVWSWSQGPVSLDGEWTLNEIPWEVPSTKGFHGNPIGYGVYRLKIKLPDSSSDLAILSPLVGTAFSLSVDGDVIAEEGKISSVPGGGSPSYRPRVILIPKTDKSEINLMVEVSNWDDQFGGIYYSLRLGTLEQIQMIRTQAIIWEALLFGAIFLMGLYHCGSFFFRSQNRAPLWFGVFCLMISFRSTLYSETLFLEIFPDVSWYFVIRGVYATMALALVSFAAFVDRLYPRHSYRPITILTVTGGIVYAIINVVAPIVWTTKLLVPFQLLLVFYGIYSLITVGRALIHKEPGAGLFVGGTGIFLFTVLLDIVKSHFFWNLPSLVNVGTLVFILAQSLVVARLFANAFATSEMHSAALERINSSLERFIPREVLGFLNKKSITEIVLGDFSEMKMTVFFLDIRNFTGLSESMSPKENFKFINSFLKLFGPIIRDHNGFVDKYMGDGIMALFPGPPDESLAAAIAMRHTLREYNDGRVRGGYQAVEFGIGIHTGPLMLGTIGENRRMDSTVISDTVNAASRLEGLTKKYSVDILVSGSTIAGLEHPEEFHTKFIAEETVKGKLKPMEVFLVT comes from the coding sequence ATGATTCTAAATCGATTGACAATCTCCTACCATTCGTTAGCATTCCAAGAAATGTTTCCTGCCATCCATAACGTAGTTGTATTGATTGCCATTAGTTTTTGTACTATGTGTTCTGCAAAATCTGGACAATCGCAAAGTCCAATTGCACTTGCTGGAACAATGGATTTGAGTGTTTGGTCTTGGAGTCAAGGACCTGTTTCGCTTGATGGAGAATGGACTCTAAACGAAATTCCTTGGGAAGTTCCGTCTACAAAAGGATTTCATGGAAATCCAATTGGTTATGGCGTTTACCGATTAAAAATTAAATTACCTGACAGTTCCTCGGATTTAGCAATTTTATCTCCTTTGGTGGGAACCGCCTTTTCTTTGTCAGTTGATGGGGATGTCATTGCAGAAGAAGGTAAAATTTCTTCAGTTCCAGGAGGAGGTTCTCCTTCTTATCGACCGAGGGTGATCTTAATTCCCAAAACTGATAAATCAGAAATCAATCTAATGGTTGAAGTTTCAAATTGGGATGATCAATTTGGAGGTATTTATTATAGTTTAAGACTTGGTACTTTAGAACAGATTCAAATGATTCGAACACAAGCCATTATATGGGAAGCTTTACTTTTTGGTGCTATCTTCCTTATGGGTCTTTATCATTGTGGTTCCTTTTTCTTTCGAAGTCAAAATAGAGCTCCGCTTTGGTTTGGAGTCTTTTGTTTAATGATTTCATTTCGTTCTACTCTATATAGTGAAACTTTATTTTTGGAAATTTTCCCAGATGTCAGTTGGTATTTTGTAATTCGTGGAGTTTATGCTACGATGGCGTTGGCTCTTGTTAGTTTTGCAGCATTTGTGGACAGGTTGTATCCTAGACACTCCTATCGGCCAATAACAATCCTTACTGTTACAGGGGGAATTGTTTATGCAATCATCAATGTCGTCGCTCCAATTGTTTGGACAACAAAACTACTTGTCCCTTTTCAATTACTCCTCGTGTTCTATGGTATCTATAGTTTAATCACTGTTGGTCGAGCCCTCATTCATAAAGAACCAGGTGCTGGTTTGTTTGTAGGGGGTACGGGTATCTTTTTATTTACCGTTCTACTTGATATAGTCAAAAGTCATTTTTTCTGGAATCTACCTTCGCTTGTGAATGTAGGAACCCTTGTTTTTATTTTAGCACAGTCTTTGGTTGTTGCACGTTTATTTGCCAATGCATTTGCGACGAGTGAGATGCATTCTGCAGCCTTGGAAAGAATTAACTCATCTCTTGAAAGATTTATTCCTCGAGAAGTTTTGGGTTTTTTAAACAAAAAAAGTATTACCGAAATTGTTTTAGGTGATTTTTCTGAAATGAAAATGACTGTGTTCTTTTTGGACATTCGAAACTTTACTGGTTTATCAGAATCAATGAGTCCTAAAGAAAATTTTAAGTTTATCAACTCATTTCTTAAATTGTTTGGTCCTATCATTAGAGATCATAATGGATTTGTAGATAAATATATGGGAGATGGAATCATGGCTCTTTTTCCTGGGCCACCTGACGAATCATTGGCGGCAGCAATTGCGATGAGACATACCCTAAGAGAATACAACGACGGGAGAGTTCGGGGAGGATACCAAGCTGTCGAGTTTGGTATTGGAATTCATACTGGTCCATTGATGCTTGGAACAATAGGCGAAAATAGAAGAATGGACTCTACTGTCATTAGTGATACAGTGAATGCTGCGAGTCGATTAGAAGGATTAACTAAAAAATATTCTGTTGATATACTTGTTTCAGGCTCTACTATCGCTGGTTTAGAACATCCAGAAGAATTCCATACAAAATTTATTGCTGAAGAGACAGTGAAAGGTAAGTTGAAACCTATGGAAGTGTTTCTCGTAACATAA
- a CDS encoding RecQ family ATP-dependent DNA helicase encodes MDNQSFLPSSQDFEKVCNIFGVSEFRGKQEIIIKHVIGGSHSLVLMPTGMGKSLCYQIPAVSLPGICIVISPLIALMKDQVAALQKKGVSAVFINSSLGKAERIDRYSKLKSGDYKILYVSPERFQKKEFLDALSELTVSLLAIDEAHCISQWGHDFRPDYTKVAWFREILGFPTTIALTATASKRVQADIITQLGFSKEEIQIFDNGLFRPNLKLSVVDCFDSESKYKAILEDLKQSKGATIIYFSLIGELEKFSHWLDTKHKRHIVYHGKLSSEQRNKIQSLFLKSEEGILLATNAFGMGIDKPNIRNVYHAQISGSIESYYQEIGRAGRDGFPSDCKLYYCQDDLTVQMEFIEWQNPDLVYLKKLFHILLQKQTELSGMDYETLQSLMTYKNKGDHRIQTALSLLASKGLISGDMERGTLQIESPWSDSIFSESELLDKKKENQKRLYQTVLYTKTEDCRRKFIHEYFDSSFDGCGNCDLCLAKIGS; translated from the coding sequence ATCGATAACCAATCATTTCTCCCTTCCTCGCAAGATTTTGAAAAAGTTTGTAATATTTTTGGTGTTTCTGAATTTCGCGGTAAACAAGAAATTATCATAAAACATGTGATTGGTGGTTCTCATTCTCTTGTTCTGATGCCTACTGGAATGGGAAAATCTTTATGTTATCAAATCCCCGCAGTTAGTCTTCCTGGAATTTGTATCGTGATTTCACCTTTAATTGCTTTGATGAAGGATCAAGTAGCCGCATTACAGAAAAAAGGTGTTTCTGCTGTTTTTATAAACTCCAGTTTGGGGAAAGCCGAAAGAATCGATCGTTACTCTAAACTAAAATCGGGTGATTATAAAATTTTATATGTTTCACCAGAACGATTCCAAAAAAAAGAATTTTTAGATGCACTCAGTGAGCTTACGGTTTCTCTTCTGGCAATTGATGAGGCACATTGTATCAGTCAGTGGGGTCATGACTTTCGACCTGACTATACTAAAGTTGCTTGGTTTCGTGAAATCTTAGGTTTCCCGACGACGATAGCACTTACGGCCACTGCATCCAAACGAGTGCAAGCTGATATCATCACTCAACTTGGATTTTCAAAAGAAGAAATTCAGATTTTTGATAACGGATTATTTCGACCAAATTTGAAACTATCAGTGGTGGATTGTTTTGATTCAGAATCTAAATACAAAGCCATTTTGGAAGATTTGAAACAATCAAAGGGTGCAACCATTATCTATTTTAGTTTGATTGGGGAGCTCGAAAAGTTTAGTCATTGGTTGGATACAAAACATAAACGTCATATTGTTTATCACGGAAAACTTTCTTCTGAACAGAGAAACAAAATACAATCATTGTTTCTTAAGTCAGAGGAGGGAATCCTTTTGGCGACTAATGCATTTGGCATGGGGATCGATAAACCTAATATTCGTAATGTATACCATGCTCAAATTTCGGGAAGTATAGAATCATATTACCAAGAAATTGGTCGTGCAGGAAGAGATGGTTTCCCTTCCGATTGTAAACTTTACTATTGTCAAGATGACCTAACCGTTCAAATGGAATTTATTGAATGGCAAAATCCAGATCTAGTGTATTTAAAAAAGTTGTTCCATATTCTTTTACAAAAACAAACTGAATTATCCGGTATGGATTACGAAACTTTACAATCGTTGATGACTTATAAAAACAAAGGAGACCATCGAATCCAAACAGCTCTCAGTTTACTAGCAAGTAAAGGCCTTATTTCAGGTGATATGGAACGTGGGACTTTGCAAATAGAATCCCCTTGGTCTGATTCTATTTTTTCTGAGTCAGAATTGTTAGACAAAAAAAAGGAAAATCAAAAACGTTTGTACCAAACTGTTCTCTATACCAAAACGGAGGATTGTAGGAGAAAGTTCATTCATGAATATTTTGATTCTTCTTTTGATGGTTGTGGAAACTGTGATTTGTGTTTAGCTAAGATAGGAAGTTGA
- a CDS encoding LIC_13355 family lipoprotein: protein MKTQTNLTLVCISLLLVWSCETKPTNIDSSLVLPLLQLDTGSSAGGSENTPNRPINTGDDGVWLADTVKSAPGHTGSGIGNSNNAVNGVRGAGLSGGGVDVFSLYYTLANDHIVLEWSGYKITNGPGIDFIVFENAFKVSNPSTYFMDIVIVELSNDTVNWCGFNPNYGFSPETSYSKNPADWPRFAGRNSVLFNETTKNFGYDPNLVFDTNNSGGDGFDLEELSDVSNLAGGSGCNSTLRDELKNGFTYIRLSSASSVRWKNPDTNLAFVKEAISNGPDIDGVYARYRTAR from the coding sequence TTGAAAACTCAAACAAACTTAACTCTCGTCTGCATTTCCCTTCTTTTGGTTTGGAGCTGCGAAACAAAACCAACGAACATTGATTCGTCGTTAGTTTTACCTCTATTACAACTCGATACGGGGAGTTCGGCCGGTGGATCAGAAAACACACCAAATCGACCTATAAATACTGGAGATGATGGCGTATGGTTAGCAGATACTGTAAAGTCAGCTCCCGGACATACGGGCTCAGGGATTGGAAATAGTAATAACGCTGTTAACGGTGTAAGAGGTGCCGGCCTAAGTGGTGGTGGAGTGGATGTGTTTTCGTTATACTATACTTTGGCCAATGATCATATTGTTTTGGAGTGGTCTGGTTACAAAATTACAAACGGTCCAGGGATTGATTTTATTGTTTTTGAAAATGCATTCAAAGTATCAAATCCAAGTACATACTTTATGGATATCGTAATTGTTGAATTGAGTAATGACACAGTCAATTGGTGTGGTTTTAATCCAAATTATGGTTTTTCGCCTGAGACTAGTTATTCGAAGAATCCTGCTGATTGGCCGAGATTTGCCGGTCGTAATTCCGTTTTGTTTAACGAAACAACAAAGAACTTTGGATACGATCCTAATTTAGTTTTTGATACAAATAATTCTGGGGGAGATGGGTTTGATTTAGAGGAACTGAGTGATGTTTCCAACCTGGCCGGTGGATCTGGCTGTAATTCGACTTTACGAGATGAATTAAAAAATGGATTTACCTATATCCGATTATCTTCTGCCTCTTCCGTTCGTTGGAAAAATCCAGATACAAATTTAGCTTTTGTAAAAGAGGCGATTTCTAATGGGCCGGATATTGACGGAGTGTACGCTAGGTATCGAACTGCCAGGTAA
- a CDS encoding chemotaxis protein CheD: MKQQVFLNIGEAYFTSGNYEIRTILGSCVSVCLYHEKTKHSAINHILLPGSNDKVEEKKSSRYGITSMELLINEFVKLNIPRNQLKAKIFGGSKTLKLTSSNAGPKNVSFVKDFLQTEKIPIISEDTGGELYRKLVFHTDSYDVFITRIPANLSTEILTQERHFETKVRERMVKKTNVYTF, from the coding sequence ATGAAACAACAGGTTTTTCTAAATATTGGTGAAGCTTATTTCACTTCTGGAAATTATGAAATCAGGACGATTTTAGGATCCTGTGTTTCTGTTTGTTTGTATCATGAAAAAACTAAACATAGTGCGATCAATCATATCCTGTTACCAGGTAGTAACGACAAAGTAGAAGAGAAAAAAAGTTCAAGGTATGGAATTACTTCTATGGAACTTCTCATCAACGAATTTGTAAAACTCAATATCCCGCGGAATCAATTAAAAGCAAAAATATTCGGTGGTTCTAAAACTCTGAAACTAACATCAAGTAACGCAGGACCGAAAAATGTTTCTTTCGTTAAAGATTTTTTGCAAACAGAAAAAATTCCTATTATAAGCGAAGATACGGGTGGAGAGTTGTATAGAAAATTAGTTTTTCATACGGATAGTTATGATGTTTTTATAACCAGAATTCCTGCGAACCTCTCTACTGAAATTCTTACACAAGAAAGACATTTCGAAACTAAGGTTCGCGAAAGAATGGTTAAAAAAACAAATGTTTATACATTTTAA
- a CDS encoding response regulator yields MSKKILLCDDAPTALKLMEMVLGDEGYEIFKAENAEQAMKSLEVNGPFDGCVFDVNMPGKNGIELSRDFLAHPKGTGANIVIVSTESSDHLRQAGKDAGVKAWIVKPFDDEDLIEVLKRITN; encoded by the coding sequence ATGTCAAAAAAAATATTACTTTGTGATGATGCACCAACTGCCTTAAAACTTATGGAAATGGTGTTAGGAGATGAAGGTTACGAAATTTTCAAAGCTGAAAACGCAGAACAAGCAATGAAAAGTTTAGAAGTAAACGGGCCTTTTGATGGTTGTGTTTTTGACGTGAACATGCCAGGAAAAAATGGGATCGAACTATCTCGTGATTTTTTAGCACACCCCAAAGGAACAGGAGCAAATATTGTTATTGTTTCCACAGAATCCAGTGATCATTTGCGCCAAGCAGGTAAAGATGCAGGAGTTAAAGCTTGGATTGTGAAACCATTTGATGATGAAGATTTGATTGAAGTTCTAAAAAGAATCACTAATTAA
- a CDS encoding protein-glutamate methylesterase/protein-glutamine glutaminase, which translates to MIKLLIVDDQSVVRKVLAEMFAGDKNIQVVGTASNALEAKRLVPQLLPDVISLDVDMPGMSGIEFLDWLMPNFPTPVIMLSTYTVSGANATIQALERGAMDFVKKPDGTEADFLRMLEELTNKIKKFGIGAKPKQVLTNSQSKLSGLKGKQTEIKLIAIGASTGGTQALDFILHKLPNDLPPIVVVQHMPEHFTALFAQRLNQTTGLPVKEAAHGDILEQGHVYLAPGDQHLLVRRMAGRFYLEVEMFDKVSGHRPSVDVLFNSISQGKMGNHCLAILLTGMGRDGASGLKGIKDVGGRTIGQDEESCVVYGMPKEAFLLGGVEKQVSLSAIPDVILQYL; encoded by the coding sequence ATGATTAAGTTACTCATTGTTGATGATCAGTCTGTAGTGAGAAAAGTTTTGGCGGAGATGTTTGCCGGTGATAAAAATATCCAAGTTGTAGGAACTGCATCCAATGCTTTAGAAGCAAAACGATTGGTTCCGCAACTTCTACCCGATGTTATAAGTCTAGACGTAGATATGCCGGGAATGTCCGGGATTGAATTTTTAGACTGGTTAATGCCAAACTTTCCTACTCCAGTGATTATGCTGAGCACATACACCGTGTCAGGTGCCAATGCAACAATCCAGGCCCTTGAAAGAGGAGCAATGGATTTTGTTAAAAAACCCGATGGAACCGAAGCAGATTTCTTGCGAATGTTAGAAGAATTAACAAACAAAATCAAAAAGTTCGGCATTGGTGCAAAACCAAAACAAGTCTTAACAAATTCGCAATCAAAACTTTCTGGATTAAAAGGCAAACAAACAGAGATCAAACTAATTGCAATTGGAGCGTCTACTGGAGGAACCCAAGCATTGGATTTTATATTACATAAATTACCAAACGACCTTCCTCCAATTGTTGTTGTTCAACATATGCCAGAACATTTTACAGCACTGTTTGCGCAAAGACTCAACCAAACCACAGGTCTTCCCGTAAAAGAAGCTGCACATGGAGATATCTTAGAACAAGGTCATGTTTATTTAGCACCAGGTGACCAACATCTTCTCGTTCGTCGTATGGCAGGACGTTTTTATTTAGAAGTCGAAATGTTTGATAAGGTAAGTGGACATCGCCCCTCAGTTGATGTTTTATTTAATTCTATCTCTCAAGGAAAGATGGGAAACCATTGTTTAGCAATTTTGCTCACTGGAATGGGAAGAGATGGAGCCAGCGGGTTAAAAGGAATCAAAGATGTTGGCGGAAGAACCATTGGACAAGATGAAGAATCTTGTGTGGTTTACGGGATGCCAAAGGAAGCATTTCTGTTAGGTGGTGTCGAGAAACAAGTAAGTCTTTCAGCGATACCCGATGTTATTTTACAATATTTATAA
- a CDS encoding chemotaxis protein CheA: protein MGREQLLLDFIPEGFELIEVCESAILSIEEINDQSGDYDEELINNLFRAVHTFKGSSGLLKLESLVKISHEAETLMDILRKEKKLPSDDICQVLINTCDQLRRLLQKVDETKSNPELDEESEAIIEVLKREIKDLNLETEVSDSDNKPKEPKKKSFEIFGEESSNTSTPQEQKKPAFEIFGESNVTSEPEKIVTAEVVKPQVDSEKKAQETFTQTKAPTDKDETNPSSSVHRKEIKVANEKLDALMDLVGELVIAESNVTQHSLLKSLRNEDFNSSINRLRKIVLDLQEVALSTRMIPISGVFHKMSRLVRDLQKKANKKVALYISGEETEIDKSIVDLIADPIIHILRNSIDHGIENTEERLLSNKPEVGSIQLSARQSVNEVWVMIRDDGRGLNREKIIKKSIERGILTGDTDQLSDREVFNLIFVPGLSTAEAVTDISGRGVGMDIVRQNIERMGGKIEIHSRYGKGTSFILRIPLSLGIMEGTVVRIGSKFFTIQTTELREFISLRDREEIPLEDNQKVIDVRGAFIPIFDINQILNHREEISYDGLDPLMIVLEYEKRLIGVRVDEIIGNQNVVIKPLQGILEEANGVNGFTILGSGNVSLILDVKSIFQKMQRID from the coding sequence ATGGGAAGAGAACAGCTCTTACTCGATTTTATCCCCGAAGGATTTGAACTCATAGAGGTTTGTGAATCAGCAATTCTCTCTATCGAAGAAATCAATGACCAATCGGGGGATTATGATGAAGAGTTAATTAATAATCTATTTCGGGCAGTACATACATTTAAGGGTTCTAGCGGATTACTAAAACTGGAAAGTTTAGTTAAAATCTCACACGAAGCTGAAACTTTGATGGATATTTTACGTAAGGAGAAAAAACTCCCTAGCGATGATATATGCCAGGTATTAATTAACACTTGTGATCAATTACGAAGACTCTTACAAAAAGTTGACGAAACAAAATCTAATCCAGAATTAGATGAAGAATCCGAAGCAATTATCGAAGTCCTAAAACGTGAAATCAAAGACTTAAACCTGGAAACGGAAGTTTCTGATTCAGACAACAAACCTAAAGAACCAAAGAAAAAAAGTTTTGAAATCTTTGGAGAGGAATCTTCAAATACTTCCACTCCACAAGAGCAAAAAAAACCTGCTTTTGAAATTTTTGGTGAATCAAATGTAACTTCCGAGCCGGAGAAAATTGTTACCGCCGAAGTAGTCAAACCTCAAGTTGATTCAGAAAAAAAGGCACAGGAAACTTTCACACAAACAAAAGCTCCAACTGATAAAGATGAAACCAATCCCTCCTCGTCTGTTCATAGAAAAGAAATAAAAGTAGCTAACGAAAAGTTAGATGCTCTAATGGATTTAGTTGGAGAGCTAGTGATTGCGGAATCGAATGTGACTCAACATTCTTTACTCAAATCTTTGCGGAACGAAGATTTTAATTCATCCATCAATCGACTGAGAAAAATTGTTTTAGACTTACAAGAAGTTGCTTTATCCACTCGGATGATACCGATCAGCGGTGTCTTCCACAAGATGTCTCGTTTGGTAAGGGATCTACAAAAAAAGGCCAATAAAAAAGTAGCCTTGTACATTAGCGGTGAAGAAACAGAAATCGATAAGTCGATCGTTGATCTAATTGCAGACCCTATCATTCATATCCTAAGAAATTCCATTGATCATGGAATCGAAAATACAGAAGAACGGTTGTTATCGAATAAGCCAGAAGTGGGCTCCATTCAACTGAGCGCAAGACAATCTGTTAACGAAGTTTGGGTAATGATTCGTGACGATGGAAGAGGACTCAATCGAGAAAAAATCATCAAAAAATCGATTGAACGTGGAATCCTTACTGGTGACACCGATCAACTATCTGACCGAGAAGTTTTCAATTTAATTTTTGTGCCTGGATTATCCACTGCAGAAGCTGTAACTGATATTTCTGGTCGCGGAGTGGGCATGGATATTGTTCGCCAAAATATAGAACGAATGGGCGGAAAAATTGAAATCCATAGCCGTTATGGAAAAGGAACAAGTTTTATCTTAAGAATTCCATTATCGCTTGGAATCATGGAAGGGACTGTTGTTCGTATTGGTAGTAAATTTTTTACAATCCAAACAACTGAATTAAGAGAATTTATCAGCCTTCGTGACAGAGAAGAGATTCCTTTGGAAGATAATCAAAAGGTAATCGATGTTCGTGGAGCATTCATTCCTATCTTTGACATCAATCAGATTTTAAACCATAGAGAAGAAATTTCTTATGATGGTTTAGATCCGCTAATGATAGTTCTTGAATATGAAAAACGACTAATAGGTGTCCGAGTTGATGAAATCATTGGTAACCAAAACGTTGTTATCAAACCATTACAAGGAATTTTAGAAGAAGCAAATGGAGTGAATGGTTTCACAATTCTTGGAAGTGGAAATGTAAGTTTGATTTTAGATGTTAAATCCATTTTTCAAAAAATGCAAAGAATCGACTAA
- a CDS encoding HAMP domain-containing methyl-accepting chemotaxis protein, translated as MFNLKSMTVKGKLILGFSLLIFFIGIGTGSGIYSVNIFNQKVTDLVLIYSPKVQLSEKIRTKFMWLARNEKNLILDESAELMNKRLQDRIKYTAELFGYIEELEKIGNEKDKEKLAELRTAYKDYADAFELVKVIALKNLIQEAQKISTAKGRPAADRFDAVADDIAAMAAADMDEANKLTDELYQWIFVFMAGLFIVSAAISVIIAAWIITSITKALNSAVEIAATVSTAAEQVSSTAYSLSQGASEQAASIEESTASIEEMSSSVTQNSQAANETNEIASTSAKETTKGRESVFKTLDAMKNISSKIKIIEEIAYQTNLLALNAAIEAARAGKHGKGFAVVADEVRKLAERSQVAAQEINQLSFNSVSLAEEAGKVIEEIVPSIQKTAELVSSIADASSEQSSGINQISLAMTQMDQTTQIAASSSEELAATSNQLKEQSSHLMDIMGTLVKIDREKLTHNKQKKTITNKPGDLKNIAAEFGKNNKSSNNFGSGHEHAAVTEKF; from the coding sequence ATGTTTAACCTAAAATCTATGACAGTCAAAGGAAAATTGATCCTAGGGTTCAGTTTGTTAATTTTTTTCATCGGCATTGGAACTGGATCGGGAATTTACAGTGTTAATATTTTTAACCAAAAAGTAACCGATTTAGTTTTAATCTATTCACCGAAGGTTCAGCTTTCTGAAAAAATTCGAACCAAATTCATGTGGCTTGCCCGGAACGAAAAAAACCTAATTCTTGATGAGTCAGCTGAGTTGATGAATAAACGTCTACAAGATCGAATCAAATATACCGCCGAATTGTTTGGATACATTGAAGAATTAGAAAAAATCGGAAACGAGAAAGATAAAGAAAAATTGGCAGAGCTCAGAACAGCTTACAAAGATTATGCGGATGCTTTCGAATTAGTAAAGGTTATTGCATTAAAAAACTTAATTCAAGAAGCCCAAAAAATTTCAACCGCCAAAGGCCGTCCTGCCGCTGACCGATTTGATGCAGTTGCCGATGACATTGCGGCCATGGCTGCGGCAGATATGGATGAAGCCAACAAATTAACAGATGAACTCTACCAATGGATTTTTGTTTTTATGGCGGGTCTTTTTATAGTTTCAGCAGCAATCTCTGTTATCATCGCAGCCTGGATCATCACAAGTATCACAAAAGCACTAAACTCGGCAGTTGAAATTGCAGCCACTGTATCGACCGCCGCAGAACAAGTTTCGTCCACAGCTTATTCTCTTAGCCAAGGTGCGAGCGAACAAGCGGCCTCCATTGAAGAATCCACAGCCTCCATCGAAGAGATGTCCTCTTCCGTAACACAAAATTCACAAGCAGCAAACGAAACAAATGAAATTGCCTCTACCTCTGCCAAAGAAACTACAAAAGGTCGAGAATCAGTATTCAAAACTCTTGATGCAATGAAAAATATCTCTTCCAAAATTAAAATCATCGAAGAAATTGCATATCAAACCAACTTACTTGCATTAAATGCTGCTATCGAAGCTGCCCGAGCTGGTAAACATGGAAAAGGATTTGCAGTTGTTGCTGATGAAGTTAGAAAACTAGCAGAAAGAAGTCAGGTTGCTGCCCAAGAAATCAATCAACTTTCTTTTAACAGTGTTTCCCTAGCGGAAGAAGCTGGTAAAGTCATTGAAGAAATTGTTCCTAGCATTCAAAAAACGGCAGAACTAGTTTCGTCCATCGCTGATGCGTCCAGCGAACAATCTTCGGGAATCAACCAAATTTCCTTGGCGATGACACAAATGGATCAAACCACTCAAATTGCCGCATCCTCATCTGAAGAATTAGCAGCAACTTCCAATCAGCTAAAAGAACAATCAAGCCACCTAATGGATATTATGGGAACGTTGGTTAAAATCGATAGAGAAAAACTCACGCACAATAAACAGAAAAAAACCATAACAAACAAACCTGGTGATCTAAAAAATATTGCGGCTGAATTTGGTAAAAACAACAAGTCTTCCAATAACTTTGGTTCTGGGCATGAACATGCTGCTGTAACAGAAAAATTTTGA
- a CDS encoding chemotaxis protein CheW, with amino-acid sequence MNNLDMDSLSDENDDFDDDDTLDGRFLIFSLADRSYGIEIKFITEIVGMQSITEIPDMPTFIKGVINLRGKVIALIDVRDRFRMQSIGYNDKTCVIILNVNQQLIGLIVDTVKEVIKIAPTNMEEAPKFGDHQGNQFIKSIAKVSDDVKVLLNIENLLKDEDQLALDVAISNQT; translated from the coding sequence ATGAATAACTTAGACATGGACTCCCTTTCTGATGAGAATGATGATTTTGATGACGATGATACACTTGATGGTCGTTTTCTTATATTTTCATTGGCAGACAGAAGTTACGGAATCGAAATCAAATTCATCACCGAAATTGTTGGCATGCAAAGCATTACAGAAATTCCAGACATGCCAACATTCATCAAAGGAGTCATCAATCTTCGCGGGAAAGTCATTGCACTCATTGATGTTCGCGATAGATTTCGAATGCAATCCATTGGTTACAATGACAAAACTTGTGTCATCATTCTCAACGTAAACCAACAACTGATAGGACTAATTGTAGATACCGTTAAAGAGGTAATCAAAATTGCTCCGACAAACATGGAAGAAGCTCCAAAATTTGGAGACCACCAAGGGAATCAGTTTATCAAATCTATAGCAAAAGTCAGCGACGATGTAAAAGTTTTACTCAATATAGAAAACCTTCTCAAAGACGAAGACCAACTGGCGTTAGACGTAGCAATCAGTAATCAAACATAA